Proteins from a genomic interval of Rhodothermus marinus:
- a CDS encoding PqqD family protein, producing the protein MARYEPDPRVNFTRFDEGEGVLLHLETKSYYTLNATGVFIWEQLEAGRRTIEELVAALLDHYEVTQEEAERQVRAFLDELVREGLVQCQE; encoded by the coding sequence ATGGCACGCTACGAGCCGGATCCGCGCGTGAACTTTACGCGGTTCGACGAAGGCGAAGGGGTGCTGCTGCACCTGGAGACCAAATCGTACTACACGCTGAACGCGACGGGTGTATTCATCTGGGAGCAGCTGGAAGCCGGTCGCCGGACGATCGAAGAGCTGGTGGCGGCGTTGCTGGACCACTACGAGGTGACGCAGGAGGAGGCCGAACGCCAGGTGCGGGCCTTTCTGGATGAGTTGGTGCGAGAAGGGCTGGTACAGTGCCAGGAATAG
- a CDS encoding DUF3592 domain-containing protein translates to MRKPSLSLWIARVLWLAPGLLFALGLYLGWSAYRMLRTWQEGISAMAEITELEISQRVDVTYDYVNLRIRLPDGRVLERNRLSLPHTLAPLLRGRDSVEVRVRPENPEDVVIVELARAQWRMALIQAVMSLLGGVLFAVGVAWWNRLLRRQGDPAWRTPET, encoded by the coding sequence TTGCGGAAACCGTCGCTTTCGTTGTGGATCGCCCGGGTGCTCTGGTTGGCACCCGGCCTGTTGTTCGCGCTGGGGCTGTACCTGGGCTGGTCGGCCTACCGGATGCTCCGCACCTGGCAGGAGGGCATTTCGGCCATGGCCGAAATCACCGAGCTGGAGATCTCGCAGCGGGTGGACGTGACGTACGATTATGTAAACCTGCGCATTCGGTTGCCGGACGGACGGGTGCTGGAACGCAACCGGTTGAGCCTGCCGCACACGCTGGCGCCATTGCTGCGCGGACGCGACTCGGTCGAGGTGCGGGTCCGGCCGGAAAACCCGGAGGACGTGGTCATCGTGGAACTGGCCCGGGCCCAGTGGCGCATGGCCCTGATTCAGGCCGTCATGAGTCTGCTGGGCGGGGTGCTTTTTGCCGTCGGCGTGGCCTGGTGGAACCGACTGCTGCGCCGGCAGGGTGACCCGGCATGGCGCACACCGGAAACCTGA
- a CDS encoding HNH endonuclease → MKGQVLVLNQDYSALTVCSVERAVVLVLLRKAEVVAARPGRFVRSPSVQLPWPSVVRLKWYVRVPYKHIMLNRRNILRRDGYRCQYCGSRENLTVDHIIPRSRGGRDTWENLVTACTRCNNRKGNRTPEEAGMKLRSRPFRPSHIMFIREFVGTIDDAWKPYLFMA, encoded by the coding sequence ATGAAAGGGCAGGTACTGGTCTTGAACCAGGATTACAGCGCGCTGACCGTCTGCAGTGTAGAGCGCGCCGTCGTACTGGTGCTGCTGCGCAAGGCCGAAGTGGTGGCGGCACGTCCCGGTCGCTTTGTGCGCTCGCCCAGCGTGCAGCTTCCCTGGCCCAGCGTGGTGCGCCTCAAGTGGTACGTCCGGGTGCCCTACAAGCACATCATGTTGAACCGACGTAACATTCTGCGCCGGGATGGCTACCGGTGCCAGTACTGCGGCAGCCGGGAAAACCTGACCGTCGACCACATCATCCCGCGCTCGCGGGGTGGTCGGGACACCTGGGAGAACCTGGTTACGGCCTGTACGCGCTGTAATAATCGGAAAGGAAACCGCACGCCCGAGGAGGCCGGCATGAAGCTGCGGAGCCGGCCGTTCCGTCCCAGCCACATCATGTTCATCCGGGAGTTTGTCGGGACGATCGACGACGCCTGGAAGCCGTATCTGTTCATGGCATAG